A window of Limosilactobacillus sp. WILCCON 0051 genomic DNA:
AAAATTTCTTAAAAGTGCTTGACACGATCAAATGATGAGAATAAGATAGCTACAACATCAAATGAATCTCATTATTTTTTAATGATGATGACCCGGAGAGTAGCTGTCGTGGATTATTGAGAGAGTCTCGCTAAGTTGGGAAGAGATTGGTTGCGACAGTGAACCACACCGGTGAGTCGATCAGCTGAAATTGTTGTCAGTAGGCTGTTCCGGGACCACTCGTTATTAGGGCTGAATTTTATCCAGCATGAGGATCGTTTCGCAAGGGGCGATCGAATTTGAGGTGGGACCACGCGAAAAGCGTCCTCTTTGTCCAGATGGGCAGAGAGGACGCTTTTTTACATAAAAAATAAATGAGCAAAAAATGAGAGGAGGCATTATCATGATGAGCAGCATTGCTTTACCGGCTGGCTTGCGCGATCAGTTTGGCACGGAGGCAGAATCAAAGGATCAAATCAGTGCCTGGCTGATGAAAAATCTGCGCAATCGCGGCTATCGACGCATCATTACGCCAATCGTGGAACGACGGGATCTGTTTGCCGAGTTCAATATGCAAAGCGAGCAGTATCGGGTGATTGATCCGGCTGGCGATGAGCTGGTCTTGAGACCGGATCTGACGTTGCCGGTTGCCAGGTTCCTGGCGACGACCAGCGTTAAGCTCCCCCAAAAGATCTATTATCTGGGCGAGCGGTTTCAAGCAGCGCCTGAGCTTTCAGGTGGGCAAAACGAGCAGACGCAGGCTGGTATCGAATTAATCGGCTATGGTTCATTGAAGGCAGAAATGGAAGGCGTGATCTTAATGCATCAGCTGAACCGCCACCTGCTGGACAACCAGTTAACGATTGAGCTGGGACATGCCAGACTGGTCGATGCGATTCTAAATGCGCTAAAACTGGATGAAGAACTGCAGCAGCAATTGGCACAGGCGCTTTATCACAAAAACTTTCCGGCCTATGAAAAACTGCTCAGACAGGTTGATGCCCCTCAGACAATGCCGTTTCTGCGTAAATGGCCATGGCTGTTCGGTACGCTGGCAGAGGTAAATGACATGCTGGCAGAAGTCAAGGTTCCGAAGCCGGCTCGTCGGCTGCTTGATCAGCTCAAGACGGTGGCTGAGTTTGCTGGTGAGCTGGCCGATCAGCAGGTAATTGTCGATCTCAGCAGTGCGGTGCCGCAAAAATACTATACGGGCATCGTTATGAAAGGCTATGTAGAAAAGACGACTAGCGCCTATCTGATCAGCGGCGGCCGCTACAACCGCCTTTTAGCCAACTTCCAGTCACAATTGGAGCCCGCGGTTGGCTTGGGAATCAACATTGATGCTTTAGCTGAGGCCGCAGCGCTAAAACCGGTCAAAAAACAGCCGGTCTTTGTCTATGCACCGTTTGAGCTTCTTGGCCAGGCCGCAGCACTGGTCGAAAAGCACGGCAACTACTCGCTGGCTTTGGCCGATTCGTTGCAGGAGGCTTCGCAGCAGGCCCAAACGGCGGGAGCGAAACTGGTCGTCTTGGATGCAGAAAAGGGGATGAAAGAATGCTGAGAATCGCGCTGACCAAAGGAAGAGTCGAAAAGAAATTCATTCCGCTTTTGGAGAAATGCAATATTGACTGTCAGCCCTTGATTGATAAGCAGCGCCGCTTGATCATCAATCTGGGCGATCAGTATCAGATCATTCTGGTAAAAGGTGAAGACGTCTGCACCTATCTAAGAAAAGGAGCGGTTGATCTGGGCGTCGTAGGCAGCGATGTTTTAGAAGAGCAGGGAGCCGATGAGCAGGTAAACGAGCTGCTGGATCTAAATACCGGTCGCTGTCAGTTTATCGTCGCTGCAAAAAGCGATTTTGACTGGAATCAGCCTCGTCGCAAGGTTATCGGCACTAAGTATCCCAATGTGGCGCGCCGCTGGTTTGCCAGCCAAGGCGAAGACGTCGAGATCATCAAGATTGCCGGCTCGGTTGAACTGGCACCGCTGACTGGCTTGGCCGATGCCATCGTTGACCTGACTGAAACCGGAACGACGCTGCGGGTTAATCACCTGGTCGTGCATGACTGGCTGGACGTAATCACGAGTCGGCTGGTGGCTAATCCGGTTGCTTTAAAGCAGAAGCGTGATGAGATATTTGCATTGACGAATCAATTAAGACAGGCAATGGAGGAAGAGTATGATGAAGATTTACGAAAAGTCACTGAATGAAATGAAACGAATCGTTGCTCGCTATACCGAACAGACCATTGATTTTGAGATTGAAAAAACGGTCAGCGAGATTATTCAAAACGTTGCTCAAAACGGTGATCAGGCCGTTCGCGACTATGAGCGCAAGTTTGATAACGTCAATCTGGCAGATTTTTCAATTCCTGCCTTTCAGCTTGATCAGGCGCTGGATGCGATTGATGATGACTTGCGGGCGGCTTTGGAACTGGCTAAGCAAAACATTACCAGTTTTCACAAACAAGAAATCGAAAACAGCTTTGTTGACGTCAGCACGCCAGGCATCATGCGCGGTGAAAAGATTACGCCATTGGCCAGCGTGGGACTGTATGTGCCAGGCGGAACGGCAGCTTATCCATCAACTATTCTGATGTGCGGCATTCCAGCCAAATTAGCGGGAGTCAAGCGGGTCGTCATGGTAACGCCGCCACAGCCAGCTGGCATCAATCCAGCGGTCTTGGCAGCTGCCCGACTGGCTGGCGTCGATGAGGTCTATCAGGTTGGCGGGGCTCAGGCCATTGCTGCTTTAGCCTATGGTACGGAAACCATCCCCGCTGTTGATAAGATTATGGGGCCCGGCAACATCTTTGTGGCAACGGCCAAAAAGCAGGTGTTTGGCAAGGTAGCCATTGATATGGTGGCCGGTCCGTCTGAAATCGGCATCCTGGCTGATGACAGTGCCGATGCCAAAGAAATCGCGGCCGATCTTTTGTCACAGGCTGAACACGACAAGCGGGCTCGGGCCATGCTGATCACCAACAGCAAGTCGCTTGCCGAAGCCGTTTCTAAAGAAGTTGATCGTCAATTGAGCACTTTGCCGCGTCAAGAGATTGCCCGGACTTCCATTGAGGATCGCGGCTTTATTGCGGTGATGGAAAATACGGCTGAGATGTTTGAACTGATGAACGACGTAGCTCCTGAACACTTGGAGGTCCAATTGGCAAATCCAACGCAGTACCTGGGTCTGATCAAAAATGCCGGTTCGGTTTTCCTGGGCCGCTACGCCAGCGAGCCTTTGGGGGATTACGTTGCCGGACCAAACCACGTGCTGCCAACTGGTGGAACGGCGCGTTTTGCCTCGCCGCTGGGAGTTTATGATTTTGTCAAGCGGACTCAGTTTATTCAGTTTGATCGTCAAAATCTTAAAGCCGATCTCAAAGCTGTTACCAAGTTGGCGCGTACGGAAGGTTTAGAAGCTCACGCCCGCGCTATTGAAGCCAGATTTGACAAGGAGGACTGATCAAATGCGCAAGGCAACGATAAACCGAGCTACTAAAGAGACACAGATCAAAGTCGCGCTGAATCTTGACGATCAAAGTCAGGTTGCCATTAATACCGGTGTTGGCTTTTTTGATCACATGCTGGAGCTGTTTGCCAAGCACGGCCGCTTTGGCTTGGTCGTGGAGGTCAAAGGCGATCTGAACGTTGATGCTCATCACACGGTCGAAGATACCGGCATCGTCTTGGGTCAGTGCTTTAAAGAAGCATTGGGCGACAAGGCGCAGATTGAACGCTATGGCAATGCTTTTGTACCGATGGATGAAACGCTGGCACAGGTTACGGTTGATTTAAGCGGGCGTTCCTATCTGGTATTTGATGCCGAGCTGACCAATCCACGGCTGGGCGCCTATGAAACGGAAATTACCGAAGACTTTTTTCAGGCACTGGCCTTTAATGCCGAGATGAACCTGCACGCCAGAGTACTATATGGCCGCAACACGCACCACAAGATTGAAGGATTGTTCAAGGCAACGGCCCGTGCAATGCGGCAGGCAGTCACGATCAATCCAGCCATTCAAGGAGTTAACTCAACCAAGGGGATGATTTGATGATCGCGGTAATCGATTATGGAGCAGGCAACGTCTTTAACGTGCTCAAGGCCTGCCAGTACCTGGGCCAAAAAGCTGAACTGACGGCTGACCCGCAAAAAATTTCGCAGGCTGACGTGGTACTGTTTCCAGGTGTAGGAGCATTTGGTGCTGCAATGACGCGTTTAAAAGAAACCGGCCTGGATCAAATCATTAAAAGCACGGTTGCCAATGGGACGCCATTTTTGGGCATCTGCCTGGGCATGCAGCTTTTGTTTGACTCGTCAACTGAATTTGGCAGTGCAGCTGGTCTGGGCTTGATTCCCGGGCAGGTCGTGCGGATTCCAGATGATGATGGGCAAAGGATCGTTCCGCAGGTGGGTTGGAATCAAAACGAGCTGCAGCAGCCGGAAAGCATCTTTAAGTCAATCGATCAGCAGTATACCTATTTTGTTCATTCCTACTATGCCAAGTGTGCTGATGAATATATCGTATCAACGGTTGACTATGGCTTGGCCGTGCCGGCAATCGTTCGAAAAGACAACGTTTATGGTTTCCAGTTTCACCCTGAAAAAAGCGGGCAAGTCGGGCTGAAACTGCTGCAAACCTTTTTTGAAAAGGCGGTGAAAGCATGATCTATCCAGCAATTGATCTTCAAAACGGCAGCAGCGTGCGGCTCTATCAAGGCGACTTCAAACAAGAAACGCTGGTCAGTGCCGATCCAATCAGACAGGCGCGCTTGATCAGAGAAGCTGGCATTGGCGGACTGCATCTGGTGGATCTGGATGGCGCTAAGACCGGTCAGCCGCAGAATTTTGAGCTGGTAAGTCGGATCGTTAAGGTATTTGCCGGTGAAACCGAGATTGGCGGAGGCATTCGAAATGAGCAGACGATCAGAAGCTACCTAAAAAGCGGGGTTGATCGAGTCATTCTTGGTTCGGTAGCGCTAAAGGATCCTGAGTTTACCAAGCAGATGCTGGAAAAATTCGGCAGTCGGGCGATTACGATCGGCGTTGACGGCCGCGACGGTCAAGTAGCGACTGATGGCTGGCTCAATCAGTCCACGACTTCAATGGCTGATCTGATTGCAGCGATGACTGCTGCCGGGGCCAAACGCTTTATCGTTACTGACACGGCAACGGATGGTACGCTGACGGGGCCAAATATCGAGCTGCTTGAAGGACTGCAGCAAAAGTTCCCCGAAGTACGGATCGTGGCCTCAGGCGGCGTTGGCAGTCTTGATGATCTGAAAATGCTTAAGCAGGCTGGGTTAAAAGACGTGATCGTTGGCAAGGCGATTGCAGCGGGCAAAGTAACCTTAGAGCAGATTGCGGAGGTGAATGAGAATGCTGGCTAAACGAATCATTCCGTGCCTGGACGTAGCTGACGGACGGGTGAAAAAAGGCGTTCATTTCGTCAACTTAAAAGATGTCGGCGATCCGGTTGCAATTGCAGCAGCATATGAAAAACAAGGCGCTGATGAACTGGTTTTCTTGGACATCACTGCAACCAATGAAAAGCGGCAGACCATGAGCAACGTGGTTGAGGCGGTTTCCAAACAAGTCTTCATGCCGCTGACGGTTGGCGGTGGCATCAAAAATCTGGCCGACATGGAGCGCATGTTAAAAGCCGGGGCCGATAAAACCGCGATCAATTCGGCAGCAGTTGCCAACCCAGCTCTGATCAGCCAGGGTGCCGAACGCTTTGGCAGTCAAGCCGTGGTAGTGGCGATTGACGTTCGCTGGGATCCAGCAGCCGGTAAATACTTTGTCTATACGCATGGCGGTCAGCAAAAGACGGATCTCGAGGCAGTTGTCTGGGCTAAAAAAGCCGTTGAGCTGGGAGCCGGTGAGCTGCTGATTACCAGCATGGACTGCGATGGGACCAAAGATGGCTTTGATCTCAAGCTCTACCAGACGATTGGCCGCGTCGTCAACGTGCCGATCATTGCTTCTGGCGGGGCCGGCAAAATCCAGGACTTTGTTGATGTCTTTAAGCAGACGCCAGTGACGGGAGCTTTGGCCGCCTCAGTCTTTCACTTTAAAGAGCTGACGATTCCTCAGGTTAAGCAGGTGCTGGCTAAGGAAGGGGTGCCGGTTCGCCAATGAAACCCGATTTTTCGAAAATGAATGGTCTGCTGACGACGGTGGTGGTTGATGTCAATACCAAAGCCGTTTTGATGGTGGCCTGGATGAATGAGGAAAGTTTTCAAAAAACGCTGGCCAGTGGCGAGACGTGGTTTTGGTCTCGTTCCCGCAAAGAGCTCTGGCATAAGGGAGCTACCAGCGGCAATACGCAGCAAGTGGTCAGCATGACGCTTGACTGTGATGGCGATACGCTTTTAGTAGCGGTTGATCCTAAAGGGCCAGCTTGTCATACCGGACGATACAGCTGCTTTTTTAATCCAATTGAAATCATGAAAGAAGGCAATGCCAATGACACAGCAGAATCTTGATGAACTTTATGAACTGGTTAAACAACGGAAAGAAAATCCAATTGATGGTTCGTACACTGACTATCTCTTTAAAAAAGGTCTGGATAAGATCTTGAAAAAAGTTGGCGAAGAAACGACTGAGGTTATCGTTGCCGCCAAAAACAGCGATCCGGCTGAACTGCAGTACGAAACGGCTGATCTGCTGTATCATTTAATGGTCCTGCTCGTTGAATGCGATCTGCCCTTTGAAAAAATCAAAGAAGAACTGGGTGCGCGCGTTGGTCAGATGAGCCAGTTTAAGGATCGTGCCCCAATCAAAAAACTTTAGAGGTGAGACGATGAAAGAAACGATTAAGCAACTGGCAAGCTATGTACCGCCAACGCCGACGGAAACGATTGCCAAACAATATGGCCTTAGCCGCGTTGCCAAGCTTTCGGCCAATGAAAATCCATATGGAACCTCGCCTAAGGTTGCCGCGGCGGTTGTTGATGCCGTGGAGCAAGGGAGCGGCAATTGGTATCCAGATGGCAATGCAACTGAGCTGCGAGAAATGATCGCTCAAAAACTGGCCGTTAAAGCAGAAAATATCGTCTTTGGCTGCGGCTTGGATGAGATCATTACTTTGGTTTCAAGAGTCTTTTTGGAATCAGGGGATGAGGTCTTGGTTGCTGACCCGACGTTTTCCGAATATGGTCTCAATGCTCAGATCGAAGGCGCAACCGTCAAAAGCGTGCCTGTTGACTTGCAAAGCGGCGCCAATGATTTGAATGCCTTTTTAAACAGCATTACGCCAAATACCAAAATGATCTGGCTGTGCAATCCTAACAATCCGACCGGTGGATATAATGAAACTGCTGCTCTGCGTGATTTTATGACTCAGGTTCCCAAAGATGTTTTGGTACTGATTGATGAGGCATATATTGATTTTGTCAGGTCCGCTCAGCCTGCCTCGGCATTACCGCTGCTCGAAGAATTTGACAACGTGGCTGTTTTAAGAACCTTCTCCAAGATCTATGGACTGGCCGGCTATCGGGTTGGCTATATCATTGTCGATGATCAGCGGGCACGCTATCTGCAGACGGTGCGCCTGCCATACAACCTGAATACGCTGTCGCAGGTCGCGGCCCA
This region includes:
- a CDS encoding ATP phosphoribosyltransferase regulatory subunit; amino-acid sequence: MMSSIALPAGLRDQFGTEAESKDQISAWLMKNLRNRGYRRIITPIVERRDLFAEFNMQSEQYRVIDPAGDELVLRPDLTLPVARFLATTSVKLPQKIYYLGERFQAAPELSGGQNEQTQAGIELIGYGSLKAEMEGVILMHQLNRHLLDNQLTIELGHARLVDAILNALKLDEELQQQLAQALYHKNFPAYEKLLRQVDAPQTMPFLRKWPWLFGTLAEVNDMLAEVKVPKPARRLLDQLKTVAEFAGELADQQVIVDLSSAVPQKYYTGIVMKGYVEKTTSAYLISGGRYNRLLANFQSQLEPAVGLGINIDALAEAAALKPVKKQPVFVYAPFELLGQAAALVEKHGNYSLALADSLQEASQQAQTAGAKLVVLDAEKGMKEC
- the hisG gene encoding ATP phosphoribosyltransferase codes for the protein MLRIALTKGRVEKKFIPLLEKCNIDCQPLIDKQRRLIINLGDQYQIILVKGEDVCTYLRKGAVDLGVVGSDVLEEQGADEQVNELLDLNTGRCQFIVAAKSDFDWNQPRRKVIGTKYPNVARRWFASQGEDVEIIKIAGSVELAPLTGLADAIVDLTETGTTLRVNHLVVHDWLDVITSRLVANPVALKQKRDEIFALTNQLRQAMEEEYDEDLRKVTE
- the hisD gene encoding histidinol dehydrogenase; protein product: MKIYEKSLNEMKRIVARYTEQTIDFEIEKTVSEIIQNVAQNGDQAVRDYERKFDNVNLADFSIPAFQLDQALDAIDDDLRAALELAKQNITSFHKQEIENSFVDVSTPGIMRGEKITPLASVGLYVPGGTAAYPSTILMCGIPAKLAGVKRVVMVTPPQPAGINPAVLAAARLAGVDEVYQVGGAQAIAALAYGTETIPAVDKIMGPGNIFVATAKKQVFGKVAIDMVAGPSEIGILADDSADAKEIAADLLSQAEHDKRARAMLITNSKSLAEAVSKEVDRQLSTLPRQEIARTSIEDRGFIAVMENTAEMFELMNDVAPEHLEVQLANPTQYLGLIKNAGSVFLGRYASEPLGDYVAGPNHVLPTGGTARFASPLGVYDFVKRTQFIQFDRQNLKADLKAVTKLARTEGLEAHARAIEARFDKED
- the hisB gene encoding imidazoleglycerol-phosphate dehydratase HisB, producing MRKATINRATKETQIKVALNLDDQSQVAINTGVGFFDHMLELFAKHGRFGLVVEVKGDLNVDAHHTVEDTGIVLGQCFKEALGDKAQIERYGNAFVPMDETLAQVTVDLSGRSYLVFDAELTNPRLGAYETEITEDFFQALAFNAEMNLHARVLYGRNTHHKIEGLFKATARAMRQAVTINPAIQGVNSTKGMI
- the hisH gene encoding imidazole glycerol phosphate synthase subunit HisH; this translates as MIAVIDYGAGNVFNVLKACQYLGQKAELTADPQKISQADVVLFPGVGAFGAAMTRLKETGLDQIIKSTVANGTPFLGICLGMQLLFDSSTEFGSAAGLGLIPGQVVRIPDDDGQRIVPQVGWNQNELQQPESIFKSIDQQYTYFVHSYYAKCADEYIVSTVDYGLAVPAIVRKDNVYGFQFHPEKSGQVGLKLLQTFFEKAVKA
- the hisA gene encoding 1-(5-phosphoribosyl)-5-[(5-phosphoribosylamino)methylideneamino]imidazole-4-carboxamide isomerase, with product MIYPAIDLQNGSSVRLYQGDFKQETLVSADPIRQARLIREAGIGGLHLVDLDGAKTGQPQNFELVSRIVKVFAGETEIGGGIRNEQTIRSYLKSGVDRVILGSVALKDPEFTKQMLEKFGSRAITIGVDGRDGQVATDGWLNQSTTSMADLIAAMTAAGAKRFIVTDTATDGTLTGPNIELLEGLQQKFPEVRIVASGGVGSLDDLKMLKQAGLKDVIVGKAIAAGKVTLEQIAEVNENAG
- the hisF gene encoding imidazole glycerol phosphate synthase subunit HisF, with product MLAKRIIPCLDVADGRVKKGVHFVNLKDVGDPVAIAAAYEKQGADELVFLDITATNEKRQTMSNVVEAVSKQVFMPLTVGGGIKNLADMERMLKAGADKTAINSAAVANPALISQGAERFGSQAVVVAIDVRWDPAAGKYFVYTHGGQQKTDLEAVVWAKKAVELGAGELLITSMDCDGTKDGFDLKLYQTIGRVVNVPIIASGGAGKIQDFVDVFKQTPVTGALAASVFHFKELTIPQVKQVLAKEGVPVRQ
- the hisI gene encoding phosphoribosyl-AMP cyclohydrolase yields the protein MKPDFSKMNGLLTTVVVDVNTKAVLMVAWMNEESFQKTLASGETWFWSRSRKELWHKGATSGNTQQVVSMTLDCDGDTLLVAVDPKGPACHTGRYSCFFNPIEIMKEGNANDTAES
- the hisE gene encoding phosphoribosyl-ATP diphosphatase; the encoded protein is MTQQNLDELYELVKQRKENPIDGSYTDYLFKKGLDKILKKVGEETTEVIVAAKNSDPAELQYETADLLYHLMVLLVECDLPFEKIKEELGARVGQMSQFKDRAPIKKL
- the hisC gene encoding histidinol-phosphate transaminase, with translation MKETIKQLASYVPPTPTETIAKQYGLSRVAKLSANENPYGTSPKVAAAVVDAVEQGSGNWYPDGNATELREMIAQKLAVKAENIVFGCGLDEIITLVSRVFLESGDEVLVADPTFSEYGLNAQIEGATVKSVPVDLQSGANDLNAFLNSITPNTKMIWLCNPNNPTGGYNETAALRDFMTQVPKDVLVLIDEAYIDFVRSAQPASALPLLEEFDNVAVLRTFSKIYGLAGYRVGYIIVDDQRARYLQTVRLPYNLNTLSQVAAQAAFADQEFVEQVAVKNAQERDKWETFLKQHQVFYYPSQANFIYFKLPGADQLAKRFLENGYQIRTGFADGWLRVTIGLPNDNLAMQQIMADFLIMTSRKSRDFSHGMDRPTMIEYL